A stretch of the Oncorhynchus clarkii lewisi isolate Uvic-CL-2024 chromosome 9, UVic_Ocla_1.0, whole genome shotgun sequence genome encodes the following:
- the LOC139415853 gene encoding BCL2 associated agonist of cell death b yields the protein MAQMFTISDSESEPSEEVGETEKDQSSAGKGITGSPIGHALTVPEMRLAGEGRLRMNSESQAQELQGRGPGVEGVPTDGASFRGRSQSAPPALWAAKRYGRQLRRMSDEFDTWLDKGEMRRVKSAGAAKQMTKSPSWWAYLFSHKETETEHTPIIPPRSSE from the exons ATGGCTCAGATGTTTACTATATCAGACAGCGAGTCAGAGCCCTCAGAGGAGGTAGGAGAAACCGAAAAGGACCAATCGTCTGCCGGAAAGGGGATAACTGGCAGTCCAATAGGCCACGCCCTCACTGTGCCTGAGATGAGACTGGCAG GAGAGGGTCGGTTGAGGATGAACTCAGAGTCCCAGGCCCAGGAGCTCCAGGGTAGGGGGCCAGGGGTGGAAGGCGTGCCCACAGACGGAGCATCTTTCCGGGGTCGCTCCCAGTCGGCCCCCCCTGCTCTCTGGGCGGCCAAGAGATACGGGCGGCAGCTCCGACGCATGAGTGACGAGTTCGATACGTGGCTGGATAAAGGG GAGATGAGGCGGGTGAAGAGTGCGGGAGCAGCCAAACAGATGACCAAGTCCCCCAGCTGGTGGGCCTACCTGTTCAGTCataaggagacagagacagaacatacCCCTATCATCCCACCACGATCATCtgagtag
- the LOC139415847 gene encoding glyoxal reductase: MSDPQPSPSAPTLSIPPIHSSPTPSVLLNTGARMPLLGLGTYRLRGPDEILQAVDAALSTGYRSFDTASVYRNEADLGRALRRLLPEHGLSRADVFITSKLGPKDQGSRAREGALRSLELLDLDYIDLYLIHWPGTQGLGVGDKRNPENRAQSWAVLEELHAQGKLRAIGVSNYTPGHMKELLEGCCVTPAVIQVEFHPRLSQGEMRHLCGENGVCFQAYSSLGTGSLLQDPLVVQIAQGYGLTTAQVLLRWAVQQGVPVLPKSSHPTRVAENGHVFDFELTAEDMERLGGMDCGQKYCWDPSQVA; the protein is encoded by the exons ATGTCTGATCCTCAGCCCTCTCCCTCCGCCCCcaccctctccattcctcccatCCACTCCTCCCCCACCCCATCTGTTCTGCTCAACACCGGGGCCAGGATGCCTCTCCTGGGTCTGGGTACCTACCGGCTCCGCGGCCCTGATGAGATCCTCCAGGCCGTCGACGCAGCGCTCTCCACCGGCTACCGCTCATTTGACACGGCCTCTGTCTACCGGAACGAGGCTGACCTGGGTCGAGCACTGCGGCGACTCCTCCCCGAACACGGCCTCTCCCGAGCGGACGTCTTCATCACCAGCAAGCTGGGCCCCAAGGACCAGGGCTCCAGAGCCAG GGAAGGAGCTCTGAGGAGTCTAGAACTGCTGGATCTAGACTATATAGATCTATACTTGATCCACTGGCCAGGGACCCAGGGTCTGGGGGTGGGAGACAAGAGGAACCCAGAGAATAGAGCTCAGAGCTGGGCAGTGTTAGAGGAGCTCCATGCCCAGGGGAAACTGAGGGCCATAGGGGTGTCCAACTACACCCCAGGACATATGAAGGAGCTACTGGAGGGGTGTTGTGTCACCCCCGCTGTAATacag GTAGAGTTCCATCCCCGTCTGTCCCAAGGTGAGATGAGGCATCTGTGTGGGGAGAATGGTGTCTGTTTCCAGGCTTACTCCTCCCTGGGGACTGGCTCTCTCCTCCAGGACCCTTTAGTGGTCCAGATTGCACAGGGATATGGCCTGACCACTGCACAG GTGCTGCTCAGATGGGCGGTACAGCAGGGTGTCCCCGTCCTACCCAAGTCATCTCACCCCACCAGGGTAGCAGAGAACGGCCACGTGTTTGACTTTGAGCTGACTGCTGAAGATATGGAGAGGCTGGGGGGGATGGACTGTGGACAGAAATACTGTTGGGACCCTTCACAGGTAGCCTGA